The following DNA comes from Poecilia reticulata strain Guanapo linkage group LG16, Guppy_female_1.0+MT, whole genome shotgun sequence.
agcaacagcagcagcaaaatccAAACGTTCTGATTCAGGCTATACCTGGGCAGGGTGGCAATCAGCCTCCAGCAGTTCAAGTCAGCCTCAATACACAGCCGAACTCTAATAATCCAAACAACAATGCTCACATACCCACTATTAATGTCAACCTCAACTCTTATCCAGGCAATGGCCAACAGGCTCTGCAAGAAAGTTCTTCTCCTCCAAGTAATCAAGGCTTTAATGGTGTtccacaaatacaaaacaacttCAGAGACATGAGGCGGTTAGATGCTGCAACTCAAGGAGGACGATCCTATCCAAGTAACCACAGACTAAATGGTCATGTTAATCCAGCTTTTCAAGATGAAGCTGGATTTATTCCAACTGGatacacacattttaataacaatcTGACTTCCCAGcgaaatgaaaacacacagaccTATCAGCAGGAGCCAGAGCCTCATAGAAGGCCAGACAGAGAGTCAAGACAACACGAGTCAACACCGAGGTCCAGGCAGAGACAGACCCCATGGGACCTTCTCAGAGGAACGCCAGCATACCCCAGCGGAACGCCCCAAAGAGCACAAATGCAAGCTGAAGCTGATTCAGATTACAGTGCAGAGTACACCGTCCGTCCTCCCGTACGAGAGGGACGGACACTAAACAGACTGCCGCCTCAGAGCCAAGCCGATACGCGGCGTAGAACTCCTCCGAGGCGCGATCCACCCTCAGAGGACAGTCGAACACAGACCTATCATGCTGCTGATCATCCTCCAAATGCTAATAATGTTACGCTCCCCGAGCGCTCACACCACACACAGAGAAACCCCCGTGCAGACAGGGAAAGGTCTCCGCGAGACATCAGAGGTAGCCAGACTGCCCTCAGGCAGGAAACTACTCACAGCAATAACCCCCAGGCATCGCCTCTCATGAGCCAGCAGGCCTCTGCAGGCCACGCTGTTGTGTTGCAAGGACCCGCCGCACAACAGGGACTTGCTCCATCGCAGGGCACAGATACGAGAGCTTTGGCTGATCCTAATCACCTTCAGCAGCCCCACACAGCACAACAAAACATAGCTGCTGCAGCCCAAACACGGCGAGGTCAGACACAGCCTGTTACGCCTGGTGCCATCCAGCCGCGTCAGGGGGGTGCCGATCCAGTCCCAGTGCCTCCTGCCCAGCACAATCCCAGTAACCTAACCCAGGCTGCAGTGAGAACCCACACTGAGAGGGCTCAAGTATTTAAAAATCGGAGAGAGCAAACTCAGGCGGCCCTGATCCACTCTGGCACAGTGCAGACTCAAGCGCCTGCTGCTGGAGGTCAACAGCcacctccgcctcctcctcctatCCCTCTGGCACAGTTTCAAGCCCTTCCCAAGACACACACCCAACACAAATCCCCAACAAGGATTCCACAGCCCCTCAGACAGAACGTGCCAGCAGCTCAGCGGCAGCACGGTGCGCCTCGCCACACCACCACGATGCCTCGCAaccatcaccatcaccatcatccTGGCCACGCGCAGGCAGGCGCACACCGGCACGGCCATGTGCACGCTCACGACCACAGGCGCCCCGCCAATGTCGCTGCGTGGCAGGTGAGTATCCATAAAGATGGCAGGCAGCAGATGCCATATGGTTAATGATCGTATTATTTTCTCCAGCATGTGGTCCTCTCTCAGATGTGCACCTATAGCAAATGCTTGCTGTGTTTGTGAGTTATTATTAGCTCATTTTCATTCTTCccagcagtttgtgtttttctctattCTGTTTATCTTTTTCTGCATATATGAAATCATCTGTTAGCttgcagtgctttgcaaaagtataaatcttttacatgtcaattttgtcacattctaatcacaaaattcagtttattgtaTATGTACAATAAACTGCAGTAGATCAATACAGTGTAGCTACAGTTGTaaactagaaacaaaaacttgtgattttgttaatattttacaaatgaaaggTTTGGCATGTACCCATTTGGGCTATGTCTCAGCCAGCTTTGCACTTTAAGAGACAAAACATTTGACCTCTTCTCctttgcaaaataacttttgttCACACAAACGGATGCTCTGTCAGATATGACTGAGATCTATGTGTGAACAAAATGTTCTTGCCACTGATTTTCAATAGTacttagatctggactttgactagaccctTCCAACAAATGAGTATGCTTTGATCTAATCTGCTGGGAGCTGAATCTCTTCCCCAGTTTCATCTTGTGCAGACTCTCACTATGTTtcgtttatgtttattttctgatttgttttttctgaaaaagaaaaaaaaaatcttccacgTTTGCTGTTTCCGCTGAAAGATTTGTGGCTAGCTTTAAACAGGACTTcttgtggttttatttgaacagtAGCGTTTTCCAGCCACTTTTTCCATAGAAGTCAGTTTTGAGGActgtaaaaaacataataaattctTACACCTAAGCTGTGGATCTTCGTGGTTCATCCAGAGTCACCATGCACATATTGGCTGATAATTAATGCATTGGgtgcattgtatttttttaaaggtactAAAGGTGGCActacacttttcagaattttatttgtaaaacatcttGACATGAAACatgaatttttttctcttatttatgCTCtgctcaataaaacacactgaaatgtttggttgtaatgtgacaaaatgtacaaaaatacagtAGAATacagtatgaatacttttgcagggccCTATATGTCTTTTCAGTATCGTCTTCACACCTACAAAACTGTCCTTactcctttgtgtttgtgagactaGTTTATCATAGTAGCTGTGTGACTGCTGCTTCCTCTGCATGACATGTTGCCAATGAGGGCCTTGTTGTGTCTTTCCAGCAACAAGCCCACAGAGGAAGACCAAGATGATGACAGATGTCAGCAGACGAGGCTCTACAACTATCCCGCATGCGCTGtcacaaacaaacagctgaCAGACGTGATCTAATATTCCGCCAAGCAGGACCGACTCCGCAGAGTCTGCTTTCCAAAAAGGCTGTCATTCTCTGAAAGCCGGTGCAACCTCTGCGAAAGGAGTGAACACACCACCCATGGGGATATTAAGCTTTCAgtatttcctttaaaagaaatgtgcaaccTTTGAGAATTTACGAAATCAGATTATCTGAACGATGCTTAAGTTCCAACTAAAAAGTGGCACTAACAGGGCAGCTCACTGTTCCACGGACCCggatgttttgtttctggtttgacTCTCAACTT
Coding sequences within:
- the LOC103477768 gene encoding uncharacterized protein LOC103477768; translated protein: MKRWLSISLSLAVLLSAKVLAQNPVPINFIPALVQVQTGSEIVFTVKVDAAVFSMSWAYQTGATLALWTQSGTSDNSVPQFLGRLSISTTQLRIRAAQLNDAGFYTVEVVPTSSTNLVKNSQSVELKVFDPVAGVSLTVPSAAVEEKNVSLSCTWTGGTEVTAQWKKDGKAITPDSRITISGGFLVINPARRDDAGEYSCTASNNVSAQTSTKSLTVYYGPDTPVLTVDSPKKCVGGGDVLVGQAVRLTCTSTSLPSATFSWQRDGQPVSSGAQDSGVLSLQTFSTNESGRYVCTATNGVTRGTSTQSYNLAVVDVCFDGGEVAGIVIGAFLGLLIIVLLILFLVVFVRRRREREQRRNAVFAPKTDPIQRPLPPDPQTNGVWNLDQGLQPPLHQTNRQASQPERLITNNLETQASPQAQTLNRQRDFDVQQNDSLTRTNQLPQNLTSYPNDGFDNPAFTHMDSQNVNAASNMQQQQQQQNPNVLIQAIPGQGGNQPPAVQVSLNTQPNSNNPNNNAHIPTINVNLNSYPGNGQQALQESSSPPSNQGFNGVPQIQNNFRDMRRLDAATQGGRSYPSNHRLNGHVNPAFQDEAGFIPTGYTHFNNNLTSQRNENTQTYQQEPEPHRRPDRESRQHESTPRSRQRQTPWDLLRGTPAYPSGTPQRAQMQAEADSDYSAEYTVRPPVREGRTLNRLPPQSQADTRRRTPPRRDPPSEDSRTQTYHAADHPPNANNVTLPERSHHTQRNPRADRERSPRDIRGSQTALRQETTHSNNPQASPLMSQQASAGHAVVLQGPAAQQGLAPSQGTDTRALADPNHLQQPHTAQQNIAAAAQTRRGQTQPVTPGAIQPRQGGADPVPVPPAQHNPSNLTQAAVRTHTERAQVFKNRREQTQAALIHSGTVQTQAPAAGGQQPPPPPPPIPLAQFQALPKTHTQHKSPTRIPQPLRQNVPAAQRQHGAPRHTTTMPRNHHHHHHPGHAQAGAHRHGHVHAHDHRRPANVAAWQQQAHRGRPR